The Tumebacillus sp. BK434 genome segment CGCACGCTGAAGCACCAGCCGGTCGAGAAGCAAGTCAAGACGGCGACGGAGACGTTGGAGATCTATGCGCCGCTCGCACACCGTCTCGGGATCTCCACGATGAAGTGGGAGCTCGAAGACATTGCACTGCGCTACATGAACCCGCAGCAGTACTACCGCATCGTCAACCTGATGGCGAAAAAGCGCAAAGAGCGCGAAGAATACGTGCAGGAAGTCATCGACGGCCTCAGAGAAAAGTTTGGCGAGCTCGAACTGAAAGCGGAGATCTCCGGGCGCGCCAAGCACCTGTATTCGATCTACCGCAAAATGGTCAACTTTAACAAACAATTTAATGAGATCTACGACCTGCTGGCAGTGCGGATCATCGTCGATTCGATCAAAGACTGCTATGCGATTCTAGGCATCGTGCACACGATGTGGAAGCCGATGCCGGGCCGTTTCAAAGACTTTATCGCCATGCCGAAAGCGAACATGTACCAGTCTCTGCACACCACCGTCATCGGCCCGCGCGGCGAACCGCTGGAGATCCAGATCCGCACGTGGGAGATGCACCGCACCGCCGAATACGGCATCGCGGCGCACTGGCTGTACAAAGAGCAGGCGAACGCGCAAGGCCCCTCCGCCAAGGAGAAAGACAAGGAAGGTGGCGGGCAGGGCAACATCGCCCAGGCGAAAGACGCTTCGTTCCAGCAAAAGCTGGCCTGGTTCCGCGAGATCCTGGAGTGGCAGCAGGATTTCAAAGACGCGCAGGAGTTTATGGAGACGCTGAAGTTCGACCTGTTCGCCGACGAAGTGTTTGTCTTCACCCCGAAAGGCGACGTCATTCAGCTGCCTGCAGGCTCGGTGCCGATCGATTTTGCCTACCGCATTCACACCGACATCGGCAACCGCACGATCGGCGCGAAGATCAACGGCAAGATCGTGCCGCTCGACTACAAGCTGAAGACGGGCGACATCGTCGAGGTGCTGACCAGCAAGCACTCCTACGGGCCGAGCTTCGACTGGATCAAAGTCGTCAAGTCCTCGCAGGCCAAGTCGAAGATCCGCCAGTGGTTCAAGAAGGAGAAGCGCGAGGAGAACGTCGCCAAAGGGCGTGAAAACGTCGAAAAAGAGGCGAAGAAGCATAACATCAACCTCGAGTGGATGACCGACAAGAACCTCGAAGAAGTGGCGAACAAGTTCAACTTCCCGAAAGTTGACGACATGCTGGCCGCTGTCGGCTACGGCGGGTTCTCGGCGCATCAGGTGATCACCCGCATCGTTGAGAAGATCAAGCGCGAAACGCCGCCGGCGGAAGTCGCGAAGATCCCGGAAGTCAAACAGGAGCCGAAGAAGAAAAAGAAGAGCAACCTCGGCGTGCAAGTCAAAGGCATCGACAACATGCTGATCCGCTTCTCCCGCTGCTGCAACCCGGTGCCGGGCGACGAGATTCAGGGGTTTGTGACCAAAGGGCGCGGGGTCTCCGTGCACCGCACAAACTGTCCGAATTTGCATGCAGTGGAGGAAAATGAAGACAACCGCCTGATCGAGGTGGAGTGGGAAAGCGCACCGACCGTCTCCTACAGCGTGGAGATCGAGATCACGGCGCTCGACCGCCGCGGCCTGATCAACGAAGTGATGATGGCCGTCGCCGAATCGAAGACCGACATCACCGCCGTCTCCGGCCGTGCCGACAA includes the following:
- a CDS encoding bifunctional (p)ppGpp synthetase/guanosine-3',5'-bis(diphosphate) 3'-pyrophosphohydrolase, with protein sequence MGIGRLIEKISKYLSPADVAMVRRAFDMSEEAHRGQTRSSGEPYIMHPVAVAEILADLELDAVTLSAALLHDVVEDTHVTEETLVGQFGPEVATLVDGVTKLERIKFNSKEEAQAENLRKMFMAMAKDIRVILIKLADRLHNMRTLKHQPVEKQVKTATETLEIYAPLAHRLGISTMKWELEDIALRYMNPQQYYRIVNLMAKKRKEREEYVQEVIDGLREKFGELELKAEISGRAKHLYSIYRKMVNFNKQFNEIYDLLAVRIIVDSIKDCYAILGIVHTMWKPMPGRFKDFIAMPKANMYQSLHTTVIGPRGEPLEIQIRTWEMHRTAEYGIAAHWLYKEQANAQGPSAKEKDKEGGGQGNIAQAKDASFQQKLAWFREILEWQQDFKDAQEFMETLKFDLFADEVFVFTPKGDVIQLPAGSVPIDFAYRIHTDIGNRTIGAKINGKIVPLDYKLKTGDIVEVLTSKHSYGPSFDWIKVVKSSQAKSKIRQWFKKEKREENVAKGRENVEKEAKKHNINLEWMTDKNLEEVANKFNFPKVDDMLAAVGYGGFSAHQVITRIVEKIKRETPPAEVAKIPEVKQEPKKKKKSNLGVQVKGIDNMLIRFSRCCNPVPGDEIQGFVTKGRGVSVHRTNCPNLHAVEENEDNRLIEVEWESAPTVSYSVEIEITALDRRGLINEVMMAVAESKTDITAVSGRADKRKMATISLTINIRNVDHLHTVVERIKRIKDIYTVRRIMQ